A genome region from Ligilactobacillus cholophilus includes the following:
- a CDS encoding PTS fructose transporter subunit IIABC, whose protein sequence is MDIRKLLMKDIMIMNLKATTKEGVIDEMVHNYYEKGIISDEELYKKDILKREAEGSTGMGDGIAIPHAHDEAVKKPAVMFARSIKGVDYDSMDGQPAHLFFMIAAPEGADNTHLQALAALSQVLMNPDVVAALKKAETPDQVQDIFAKAVAEKEAEKKAAETPANSDKPYIVAVTACPNGIAHTYMAEENLKKTAKKMGVDIKVETNGSEGIKHELTNDEIKRAKGVIVAADKKVAMSRFDGKHLVNKPVTAGIKEPEKLIQDVLDDKAPIYHANGDDSSNEQEESGSGIWANIYKQLMNGISHMLPFVIGGGILMALSFVVENYMGGSKSEAFVFLNNAGNMAFAFMVPVLAAYIAESIGDQPALMPGFVGGFMAMVYKGSFGGAYIANIQHGAASSAGFLGGIAAGFIAGYIVVGLKKLFAKLPKSLEGMKPMLLYPILGLLFIALIMYFIINPIFSGINLWITNFLNSMGTGNLVLLTTILAGMMAIDMGGPFNKAAYVFASGAFANDPHSATAAILMAAVMVGGMIPPFATAIGTVLFKNKFTKQERQAGVTNWVLGFSFITEGAIPFATADPLRVIPSCVIGSAIGGGIVGLMKVGVPAPHGGLWVTPLATNWVGYVLATVIGAIIAGIIMGLVKKKVSEDPYE, encoded by the coding sequence ATGGATATTCGTAAATTATTGATGAAAGATATCATGATTATGAACCTTAAAGCTACAACCAAAGAGGGCGTAATTGATGAAATGGTTCATAATTACTATGAAAAAGGTATCATTAGTGATGAAGAATTATATAAAAAAGATATTTTAAAGCGTGAAGCAGAAGGTTCAACAGGAATGGGCGATGGAATTGCAATTCCTCATGCTCATGATGAAGCTGTAAAGAAACCAGCAGTAATGTTTGCACGAAGCATTAAGGGTGTCGATTATGACTCAATGGATGGTCAGCCAGCACACTTATTCTTTATGATTGCTGCTCCAGAAGGTGCAGATAATACTCACTTGCAAGCTTTAGCTGCTTTATCACAAGTGTTAATGAATCCAGATGTAGTGGCTGCTTTGAAGAAAGCTGAAACACCAGATCAAGTTCAAGACATCTTTGCAAAGGCTGTAGCTGAAAAAGAAGCTGAGAAAAAAGCAGCAGAAACGCCTGCGAATAGTGACAAACCATATATTGTAGCTGTTACAGCATGTCCAAATGGTATTGCTCACACATATATGGCAGAAGAAAACTTAAAGAAAACAGCTAAAAAAATGGGTGTTGATATCAAAGTTGAAACAAACGGTTCAGAAGGTATCAAACATGAATTAACAAATGACGAAATCAAACGTGCTAAAGGAGTTATTGTAGCTGCAGATAAAAAAGTTGCAATGAGTCGATTTGATGGTAAGCATTTAGTAAATAAACCTGTAACAGCAGGGATTAAGGAACCTGAAAAATTAATTCAAGATGTTTTAGATGATAAGGCACCTATTTATCATGCAAATGGTGATGATAGTTCTAACGAACAAGAAGAATCAGGTTCAGGAATTTGGGCAAATATCTACAAACAATTAATGAATGGTATTTCACACATGCTTCCATTTGTTATTGGTGGTGGGATTTTGATGGCCCTTTCATTTGTAGTTGAAAACTACATGGGTGGTTCAAAATCAGAAGCATTTGTCTTTTTGAACAATGCTGGTAATATGGCATTTGCCTTTATGGTACCTGTATTAGCTGCATATATTGCTGAATCAATTGGTGATCAACCAGCCTTAATGCCAGGTTTTGTTGGTGGATTTATGGCAATGGTTTATAAGGGATCATTTGGTGGAGCATATATCGCAAATATTCAACATGGTGCTGCTTCATCAGCAGGATTTTTAGGTGGTATCGCAGCTGGTTTTATTGCTGGATACATTGTGGTTGGCTTAAAGAAACTCTTTGCTAAATTACCTAAATCACTTGAAGGAATGAAACCAATGCTTCTATATCCAATCCTTGGATTACTCTTTATTGCATTGATTATGTACTTCATTATTAATCCAATCTTCTCTGGAATTAACCTTTGGATTACTAATTTCTTAAATAGCATGGGTACAGGTAATTTAGTCTTATTAACAACTATCCTTGCTGGAATGATGGCTATTGATATGGGTGGCCCATTTAACAAAGCTGCATATGTTTTCGCATCAGGAGCATTTGCTAATGATCCACATTCAGCAACAGCTGCAATTTTAATGGCTGCTGTAATGGTTGGTGGTATGATTCCTCCATTTGCTACAGCTATTGGTACAGTTTTATTTAAGAACAAATTTACAAAACAAGAACGTCAAGCAGGTGTTACTAACTGGGTATTAGGATTCTCATTTATTACAGAAGGAGCAATTCCATTTGCTACAGCGGATCCATTACGTGTTATTCCATCATGTGTAATTGGTTCAGCAATTGGTGGAGGAATTGTTGGTTTGATGAAAGTTGGGGTTCCTGCTCCTCATGGTGGTTTATGGGTAACACCATTAGCAACTAATTGGGTTGGTTATGTATTAGCAACAGTAATTGGCGCAATTATTGCGGGAATTATTATGGGGTTAGTGAAGAAGAAAGTTTCTGAAGATCCATATGAATAA